The Ideonella dechloratans genome includes a window with the following:
- a CDS encoding TerC family protein, translating into MDLLLPLLTTDFMGKPAWIWLLFIAIVIALLAFDLGVLHQDDREIGVRESLLLSAGYISVALLFGAWVWWYLGAQSGMDYYTGFMIEKSLSMDNVFVIALIFTFFAIPRQYQHRVLFWGILGVIVLRALMIGLGATLVSQFSWVLYLFGAFLLITGVKMWFIADHTPDIANNPVLKFLKRHMRVTDGLRGNAFWVRERDAATGRVERFATPLLLALVLVECVDLVFAVDSVPAIFAITTDPFIVYTSNIFAILGLRALYFALAAMIHRFKYLKYALALVLVFIGGKIFLVGLIGKIPATLSLSVTFGLIAGGVLVSLWKTRQAVTG; encoded by the coding sequence ATGGACCTCCTGCTCCCCCTCCTCACCACAGACTTCATGGGCAAGCCGGCCTGGATCTGGCTGCTCTTCATCGCCATCGTCATCGCCCTGCTGGCCTTCGACCTGGGCGTGCTGCACCAGGACGACCGCGAGATCGGCGTGCGCGAGAGCCTTTTGCTGTCGGCCGGTTACATCAGCGTGGCGCTGCTGTTCGGCGCCTGGGTCTGGTGGTACCTGGGTGCGCAGAGTGGCATGGACTACTACACCGGCTTCATGATCGAGAAGTCGCTGTCCATGGACAACGTCTTCGTCATCGCGCTGATCTTCACCTTCTTCGCCATCCCGCGGCAGTACCAGCACCGCGTGCTGTTCTGGGGCATCCTGGGGGTGATCGTGCTGCGGGCCCTGATGATCGGCCTGGGTGCCACGCTGGTCAGCCAGTTCAGCTGGGTGCTCTACCTGTTCGGCGCCTTCCTGCTCATCACCGGCGTGAAGATGTGGTTCATCGCCGACCACACGCCCGACATCGCCAACAACCCGGTGCTGAAGTTCCTGAAGCGGCACATGCGGGTGACCGACGGCCTGCGCGGCAACGCCTTCTGGGTGCGCGAACGCGACGCGGCCACCGGTCGGGTCGAGCGCTTTGCCACGCCGCTGCTGCTGGCCCTGGTGCTGGTGGAGTGCGTGGACCTGGTGTTCGCGGTCGATTCGGTGCCGGCCATCTTCGCCATCACCACCGACCCCTTCATCGTCTACACCAGCAACATCTTCGCCATCCTGGGCCTGCGGGCGCTGTACTTCGCGCTGGCGGCCATGATCCACCGCTTCAAGTACCTCAAGTACGCGCTGGCCCTGGTGCTGGTGTTCATCGGCGGCAAGATCTTCCTGGTCGGCCTGATCGGCAAGATCCCGGCAACGCTCTCGCTGAGCGTGACTTTCGGGCTGATCGCCGGCGGCGTGCTGGTGTCGCTGTGGAAGACCCGCCAGGCCGTGACAGGCTGA
- a CDS encoding ABC transporter ATP-binding protein, producing MAGVQLRSVAKSYGDVAVLRDIDLEIRDGEFIVFVGPSGCGKSTLLRMIAGLEEITAGELTIGGERMNDVPPSERGIAMVFQSYALYPHMSLYDNMAFGLKLAKVPKAEIDTAVQHAARILHIEHLLDRKPKALSGGQRQRVAIGRAIVRKPQVFLFDEPLSNLDAALRVRMRYEFAKLHEQLKTTMIYVTHDQVEAMTLADRIVVLSSGRVEQVGEPLELYEHPINQFVAGFIGSPKMNFIEAEMVEASAAAAVVRLKSGALVRVEVDAANAHPGDKVTLGVRPEHFEREGQTNVIEATVSFVESLGSSTHAYFSYPGVEDALTCELGGMSSVRAGELLHLVIPADRSHLFDAQGRAFARHRRAPAGQAARAA from the coding sequence ATGGCAGGTGTCCAGCTGCGGTCCGTCGCAAAGTCGTATGGCGACGTTGCCGTCCTGCGCGACATCGATCTGGAGATCCGGGACGGCGAATTCATCGTCTTCGTGGGTCCTTCGGGCTGCGGCAAGTCGACCCTGCTGCGCATGATCGCGGGCCTGGAGGAAATCACCGCCGGCGAACTGACCATCGGCGGCGAGCGCATGAACGATGTGCCGCCCTCCGAGCGCGGCATCGCCATGGTCTTCCAGTCGTACGCGCTCTATCCGCACATGAGCCTGTACGACAACATGGCCTTCGGCCTGAAGCTGGCCAAGGTGCCCAAGGCCGAGATCGACACGGCGGTGCAGCATGCCGCCAGGATCCTGCACATCGAGCATCTGCTCGATCGCAAGCCCAAGGCCCTGTCGGGCGGCCAGCGCCAGCGGGTGGCCATCGGCCGGGCCATCGTGCGCAAGCCCCAGGTCTTCCTGTTCGACGAGCCGCTGTCGAACCTGGACGCGGCGCTGCGCGTGCGCATGCGCTACGAGTTCGCCAAGCTGCACGAGCAGCTCAAGACCACGATGATCTACGTCACGCACGACCAGGTCGAGGCGATGACGCTGGCCGACCGCATCGTCGTGCTGTCCTCCGGCCGCGTCGAGCAGGTTGGCGAGCCCCTGGAGCTCTACGAGCACCCCATCAATCAGTTCGTGGCCGGCTTCATCGGCTCGCCCAAGATGAACTTCATCGAGGCCGAGATGGTCGAGGCCTCGGCCGCCGCCGCGGTGGTGCGCCTCAAGAGCGGCGCGCTGGTGCGGGTGGAGGTCGATGCCGCCAACGCCCACCCCGGCGACAAGGTCACGCTGGGGGTGCGGCCCGAGCACTTCGAGCGTGAAGGCCAGACCAACGTGATCGAGGCCACCGTGAGCTTCGTGGAATCGCTGGGCAGCAGCACGCACGCCTACTTCAGCTACCCGGGCGTCGAGGACGCGCTGACCTGCGAGCTGGGGGGCATGTCCTCGGTGCGCGCGGGCGAGTTGCTGCACCTCGTGATCCCGGCCGATCGATCCCATCTGTTCGACGCGCAGGGACGGGCCTTCGCCCGCCACCGGCGCGCGCCGGCCGGACAGGCAGCACGCGCTGCCTGA
- the glgB gene encoding 1,4-alpha-glucan branching protein GlgB, translating into MLTPDDLQALALGRHPDPFAVLGARRGGDGRWWLRAVLPDAEAVEAVTLSGRVLATLARRHPEGVYEAALPAELPSEVPPTYRLHVRWAHGGADTLADAYGFGPLLEEAALAAFADGSLLRPDRLLGAHPMSVDGIAGTRFAVWAPNARRVSVVGSFNHWDGRRHPMRLRHAAGVWELFIPHAGVGDLYKYELLDAQGVLLPLKADPFAYAAELRPGTASRIAAPLARALPAERMARNHRRAPVAIYEVHLGSWRRDAQGRFYDWDRLAAELPGYASDLGFTHLELLPVAEHPFDGSWGYQVTGQYAPTARFGDAAGFARFVAACQDRGLGVIVDWVPAHFPGDGHALARFDGTALYEYADPREGVHKDWNTLIYNFARHEVRSFLTGSALRWLEDFGVDGLRVDAVASMLYRDYSRAEGQWVPNVHGGRENLEAVALLQHLNSAVGAQAPGRITVAEESTIWPGVSRPVADGGLGFHYKWNMGWMHDTLKVFQKDPVHRRHHHQGLTFSLVYAFDENFVLPLSHDEVVHGKGSLLGKMPGDEWQRFANLRALLGCMWTHPGKKLLFMGGEFAQQREWNHDQALDWHLLTPEQDPQGRHRGVQQLVRDLNRLYRSLPALHARDCEREGFEWIEPDDAERSVLAWLRHDGEGACVLVAANLTPVPRPAYRLGVPRAGRWQECLNTDAALYGGSNLGNGLGPLQTLPVPAHGQAQSIELLLPPLAVVVLAPPTVAP; encoded by the coding sequence ATGCTGACCCCCGACGATCTCCAGGCGCTGGCCCTGGGCCGCCATCCGGACCCGTTCGCGGTGCTGGGGGCGCGCCGTGGCGGCGACGGCCGCTGGTGGCTGCGCGCGGTGCTGCCCGATGCGGAGGCGGTGGAGGCCGTGACGCTGTCCGGCCGGGTGCTGGCCACGCTGGCACGGCGCCACCCCGAGGGGGTGTACGAGGCGGCCCTGCCCGCCGAGCTGCCCTCCGAGGTGCCGCCCACCTACCGCCTGCATGTGCGCTGGGCCCATGGCGGGGCCGACACCCTGGCCGACGCCTACGGTTTCGGCCCGCTGCTGGAGGAGGCCGCGCTGGCGGCCTTCGCCGACGGCAGCCTGCTGCGCCCGGACCGGCTGCTGGGGGCGCATCCGATGTCGGTGGACGGCATCGCCGGCACGCGCTTTGCCGTCTGGGCGCCCAACGCCCGCCGCGTCAGCGTGGTGGGCAGCTTCAACCACTGGGATGGCCGCCGCCACCCCATGCGGCTGCGCCATGCCGCCGGGGTGTGGGAGCTGTTCATCCCCCACGCCGGGGTGGGGGATCTCTACAAGTACGAGCTGCTCGACGCCCAGGGCGTGCTGCTGCCGCTCAAGGCCGACCCCTTCGCCTATGCCGCCGAATTGCGCCCCGGCACGGCCAGCCGCATCGCCGCCCCGCTGGCGCGCGCCTTGCCGGCCGAGCGCATGGCGCGCAACCACCGCCGCGCCCCGGTCGCCATCTACGAGGTCCACCTCGGCTCCTGGCGGCGCGACGCGCAGGGCCGCTTCTACGACTGGGACCGGTTGGCCGCCGAGCTGCCCGGCTACGCCAGCGACCTGGGCTTCACCCACCTGGAGCTGCTGCCGGTGGCCGAGCACCCTTTCGACGGCTCCTGGGGCTACCAGGTCACCGGGCAGTACGCCCCGACCGCCCGCTTCGGCGATGCGGCCGGCTTCGCGCGCTTCGTCGCCGCCTGCCAGGACCGCGGCCTGGGCGTCATCGTGGACTGGGTGCCGGCCCACTTTCCTGGCGACGGCCATGCGCTGGCCCGTTTCGACGGCACGGCGCTGTACGAGTACGCCGATCCGCGCGAGGGCGTCCACAAGGACTGGAACACCCTGATCTACAACTTCGCCCGTCACGAGGTGAGGAGCTTCCTGACCGGCAGCGCCCTGCGCTGGCTGGAGGACTTCGGCGTGGACGGCCTGCGGGTGGACGCGGTGGCCTCGATGCTCTACCGCGACTACAGCCGCGCCGAAGGGCAGTGGGTGCCCAATGTGCATGGCGGGCGGGAGAACCTCGAGGCGGTGGCCCTGCTGCAGCACCTCAACAGCGCGGTGGGGGCGCAGGCCCCGGGCCGCATCACGGTGGCCGAGGAATCGACCATCTGGCCGGGCGTCTCCCGGCCGGTGGCCGACGGCGGCCTGGGCTTCCACTACAAGTGGAACATGGGCTGGATGCACGACACCCTCAAGGTGTTCCAGAAGGACCCGGTCCATCGCCGCCACCACCACCAGGGGCTGACCTTCAGCCTGGTCTATGCCTTCGACGAGAACTTCGTGCTGCCGCTCTCCCACGACGAGGTGGTGCACGGCAAGGGTTCGCTGCTGGGCAAGATGCCCGGCGACGAGTGGCAGCGCTTTGCCAACCTGCGTGCCCTGCTGGGCTGCATGTGGACCCACCCCGGCAAGAAGCTGCTGTTCATGGGCGGCGAGTTCGCCCAGCAGCGCGAGTGGAACCACGACCAGGCCCTGGACTGGCACCTGCTGACGCCCGAACAGGACCCGCAGGGCCGCCACCGCGGCGTGCAGCAGCTGGTGCGCGACCTCAACCGCCTCTACCGCAGCCTGCCGGCGCTGCATGCGCGCGACTGCGAGCGCGAGGGCTTCGAGTGGATCGAGCCCGACGACGCCGAGCGCTCGGTGCTGGCCTGGCTGCGCCACGACGGCGAGGGCGCCTGCGTGCTGGTGGCGGCCAACCTCACGCCGGTGCCGCGACCGGCCTACCGCCTGGGGGTGCCGCGCGCCGGCCGTTGGCAGGAGTGTCTGAACACGGACGCTGCCCTGTACGGCGGCAGCAACCTGGGCAACGGCCTGGGCCCGCTGCAGACCCTGCCGGTGCCCGCCCACGGCCAGGCCCAGTCCATCGAACTGCTGCTGCCGCCACTGGCGGTGGTGGTGCTGGCGCCGCCGACGGTGGCGCCATGA
- a CDS encoding energy transducer TonB, whose amino-acid sequence MAVWPGRKPPLSPAPPRLPTAACRVEPTGKTTFHLVIDEDGHVLEAAVTTPSGPSHRQIDEAVLETLTTCQVRPLSPSTPTRTAPRPART is encoded by the coding sequence GTGGCCGTCTGGCCTGGTCGGAAACCGCCGCTGAGTCCTGCCCCCCCGCGCCTGCCCACCGCCGCGTGCCGCGTCGAACCCACCGGCAAGACGACCTTCCATTTGGTCATCGACGAAGACGGCCATGTGCTGGAAGCCGCCGTGACAACACCCAGCGGACCGTCCCACCGTCAGATCGATGAGGCGGTGCTGGAGACCTTGACGACGTGCCAAGTCCGCCCCCTCAGCCCGTCCACGCCCACTCGAACCGCTCCGCGCCCCGCGCGAACATGA
- a CDS encoding glycogen/starch/alpha-glucan phosphorylase codes for MKTLIPRISRKRTTSLPTPEIEGLLARVQREARATSTDAAPAAWMRTAARACHAELADRLHESQQADRISGAKRVHYLSMEFLMGRALANALSALELEDAFAQAAEQAGLRAADVLEREPDAALGNGGLGRLAACFLDSMATLGVPAFGYGLRYRYGMFAQRIQDGRQVEAPDDWLRLGDAWELPRPELRFAVGFGGHVVGDGGLARRWVPAQTVQAQAVDFIVPGHGTRRVAVLRQWQAAAQQPIDYLAFSRGEHVAAAREKLEAESLNWVLYPDDSTPAGRELRLKQEFFLVSASLQDMLARHLEEHRTLDNLGAHACVHLNDTHPALAVPELMRLLVDEHGLGWEQAWAQTQQVVSYTNHTLMPEALETWPVRMLEQLLPRHLEIVYEINSRFLAQVRARFPGDEALVRRVSLVDEQGEQRVRMAALSIVASHHVNGVSALHSDLMVQTIFADYARIWPERFCNVTNGVTPRRWLAQANPSLAAVLDERLGGPGWRTDLGRLAQLAPLAGDADLQAAVRAAKRANKQRLATLVRRELGLVIDPDSLFDVQVKRIHEYKRQLLNLLHVVARYQAILAQPQADWVPRTVVMAGKAASAYVAAKDIIRLAHDIARVVNSDPRVGERLKLVFLPNYGVSLAETIIPAADLSEQISTAGTEASGTGNMKFALNGALTIGTWDGANIEMAQAVGREDFFIFGLQAEQVTQLRELGYDPRLHYEESRVLRRVIDAIAQGDFSPGEPGRYRALVDALLQRDSYLLLADFHSYLEAQAAVDEAFRDRAGWDAKAIRNIAGMGWFSSDRTICEYARTIWQLPT; via the coding sequence ATGAAGACGTTGATCCCGCGAATCTCTCGCAAGCGCACCACGAGCCTGCCGACCCCCGAGATCGAGGGGCTGCTGGCGCGGGTTCAGCGCGAGGCTCGCGCCACCTCGACCGATGCCGCCCCGGCCGCCTGGATGCGCACTGCCGCCCGGGCCTGCCACGCCGAACTGGCCGACCGCCTGCACGAGTCGCAGCAGGCCGATCGCATCAGCGGTGCCAAGCGGGTGCATTACCTGTCGATGGAATTCCTGATGGGCCGCGCGCTGGCCAATGCGCTGTCGGCCCTGGAGCTGGAGGACGCTTTCGCCCAGGCCGCCGAGCAGGCCGGCCTGCGGGCCGCCGACGTGCTGGAACGCGAGCCCGACGCCGCCTTGGGCAACGGCGGCCTGGGCCGTCTGGCGGCCTGCTTCCTGGATTCGATGGCCACCCTGGGCGTGCCGGCCTTCGGCTACGGCCTGCGCTACCGCTACGGCATGTTCGCCCAGCGCATCCAGGATGGCCGTCAGGTGGAGGCGCCCGACGACTGGCTGCGCCTGGGCGATGCCTGGGAATTGCCGCGCCCCGAGCTGCGCTTTGCCGTGGGCTTCGGCGGCCATGTGGTCGGCGACGGGGGGCTGGCGCGTCGCTGGGTGCCGGCCCAGACCGTGCAGGCCCAGGCGGTGGACTTCATCGTCCCCGGCCACGGCACCCGCCGCGTGGCGGTGCTGCGCCAGTGGCAGGCCGCGGCGCAGCAGCCCATCGACTACCTGGCCTTCTCGCGCGGCGAGCATGTGGCGGCCGCACGCGAGAAGCTCGAGGCCGAGTCGCTCAACTGGGTGCTCTATCCCGACGACTCGACCCCGGCCGGCCGCGAACTGCGACTGAAGCAGGAGTTCTTCCTGGTCAGCGCCTCGCTGCAGGACATGCTGGCCCGCCACCTGGAGGAGCACCGCACCCTGGACAACCTGGGGGCCCACGCCTGCGTGCATCTGAACGACACCCATCCGGCCCTGGCGGTGCCCGAGCTGATGCGCCTGCTGGTGGATGAGCACGGCCTGGGCTGGGAGCAGGCCTGGGCGCAGACCCAGCAGGTGGTGTCCTACACCAACCACACGCTGATGCCCGAGGCGCTGGAGACCTGGCCGGTGCGCATGCTCGAGCAGCTGCTGCCGCGCCACCTCGAGATCGTCTACGAGATCAACAGCCGCTTCCTGGCGCAGGTGCGTGCGCGCTTTCCGGGCGACGAGGCCCTGGTGCGCCGGGTCTCGCTGGTGGACGAACAGGGCGAGCAGCGCGTGCGCATGGCCGCGCTTTCCATCGTCGCCTCGCACCACGTCAACGGCGTTTCGGCCCTGCACTCGGACCTGATGGTGCAGACCATCTTCGCCGACTACGCCCGCATCTGGCCGGAACGCTTTTGCAACGTCACCAACGGGGTGACGCCGCGCCGCTGGCTGGCACAGGCCAACCCGTCGCTGGCCGCGGTGCTCGATGAGCGCCTTGGCGGCCCCGGCTGGCGCACCGACCTGGGCCGCCTGGCCCAGCTCGCCCCCCTGGCGGGCGACGCAGACCTGCAGGCCGCGGTGCGTGCCGCCAAGCGCGCCAACAAGCAGCGCCTGGCCACGCTGGTGAGGCGCGAGCTGGGCCTCGTGATCGACCCCGACAGCCTGTTCGACGTCCAGGTCAAGCGCATCCACGAGTACAAGCGCCAGCTGCTGAACCTGCTGCATGTGGTGGCCCGCTACCAGGCCATCCTTGCCCAGCCGCAGGCCGACTGGGTGCCCCGCACCGTGGTCATGGCGGGCAAGGCGGCCTCGGCCTATGTGGCGGCCAAGGACATCATCCGCCTGGCGCACGACATCGCCCGGGTGGTCAACAGCGACCCGCGCGTGGGCGAGCGGCTCAAGCTGGTCTTCCTGCCCAACTATGGCGTCTCGCTGGCCGAGACCATCATCCCCGCGGCCGATCTCTCCGAGCAGATCTCCACCGCCGGCACCGAGGCGTCCGGCACCGGCAACATGAAGTTCGCCCTCAACGGCGCACTCACCATCGGCACCTGGGACGGCGCCAACATCGAGATGGCCCAGGCCGTCGGCCGCGAGGACTTCTTCATCTTCGGCCTGCAGGCCGAGCAGGTCACCCAGCTGCGCGAGCTGGGCTATGACCCGCGCCTGCATTACGAGGAAAGCCGGGTGCTGCGGCGGGTCATCGACGCCATCGCCCAGGGCGACTTCTCGCCCGGCGAGCCTGGCCGCTACCGCGCCCTGGTGGATGCGCTGCTGCAGCGCGACAGCTACCTGCTGCTGGCGGACTTCCACAGCTACCTGGAGGCCCAGGCGGCGGTGGACGAGGCCTTCCGCGACCGCGCCGGCTGGGACGCCAAGGCCATCCGCAACATCGCCGGCATGGGCTGGTTCTCGTCGGACCGCACGATCTGCGAGTACGCCCGGACCATCTGGCAGCTGCCGACTTGA
- a CDS encoding RES family NAD+ phosphorylase → MDWQPDWFEGTIRPQATLAWRGVEAQHVVSTMRLVDSAAEQDLLEQLLEGSKPALPPAARPLHYLLATPFRYRPPHASRFRAPHSPGQWYGAQTLYAACAEVAYWRHRFILDSAGLAGRELLTEHTFFQGAIQGLAIDLTQPPWDQAQALWTHDSDYRAPQAVARSAQIRGVQWLAYASVRAPGHHCAVVFDPASLAEPPGGLDATQQTWHCKATAQRVMFARGAERFEWAWTG, encoded by the coding sequence ATGGATTGGCAGCCCGACTGGTTCGAGGGGACCATCCGTCCCCAGGCCACGCTGGCCTGGCGCGGAGTGGAGGCACAGCACGTCGTCTCCACCATGCGCCTGGTGGACAGCGCCGCCGAACAGGATCTGCTGGAGCAGCTGCTCGAAGGCAGCAAGCCCGCCCTGCCGCCGGCCGCCCGGCCGCTGCACTACCTGCTGGCCACGCCCTTTCGATACCGGCCGCCGCACGCCAGCCGCTTTCGCGCGCCGCACAGCCCGGGTCAGTGGTACGGCGCGCAGACGCTGTACGCCGCCTGCGCCGAGGTGGCTTACTGGCGGCACCGCTTCATCCTGGACAGCGCCGGCCTGGCCGGGCGCGAGCTGCTGACCGAGCACACCTTCTTCCAGGGCGCCATCCAGGGTCTGGCCATCGACCTGACCCAGCCGCCCTGGGACCAGGCCCAGGCCCTGTGGACCCACGACAGCGACTACCGTGCGCCCCAGGCGGTGGCCCGCTCGGCCCAGATCCGCGGCGTGCAGTGGCTGGCCTATGCCTCGGTGCGGGCACCGGGCCACCACTGCGCCGTGGTCTTCGACCCGGCCAGTCTGGCCGAGCCGCCCGGCGGCCTGGACGCCACCCAGCAGACCTGGCACTGCAAGGCCACCGCACAGCGGGTCATGTTCGCGCGGGGCGCGGAGCGGTTCGAGTGGGCGTGGACGGGCTGA
- a CDS encoding SHOCT domain-containing protein — MTPMLRPLALAAIALASAAPALAQSNPGMTSRGQPVHIMKDSAADRVVRVVYQRELSFVRIELREPGAALNQHPFPVSADALRALLARVQLPGEKEALWNAQELDEIAPPLASALAQASAEQDVSFATAGQHGLLGPLAPKLTTTARIFRSDGQLQLIVGLVRQDIGSAFRGSGVLGPIEVGKRAAPVDSGTQLGIAPEFGRLQRGDWVVLRLDAAAPAAVPPLPAAPAVPAAPAAGWGAPPAGVSAAAPVPPAPPADADAIARSVGERLKALQKLRDAGLVTEQEYQEKRREILKTL; from the coding sequence ATGACCCCGATGCTTCGACCGCTGGCCCTGGCCGCGATCGCCCTTGCCAGCGCCGCGCCGGCCCTGGCCCAGAGCAACCCCGGCATGACCTCGCGCGGTCAACCCGTCCACATCATGAAGGACTCGGCGGCCGACCGCGTGGTGCGCGTGGTCTACCAGCGCGAGCTGAGCTTCGTGCGCATCGAGCTGCGCGAGCCCGGCGCGGCGCTCAACCAGCACCCCTTCCCGGTCAGCGCCGACGCGCTGCGCGCCCTGCTGGCCCGGGTGCAGTTGCCCGGCGAGAAGGAAGCGCTGTGGAACGCCCAGGAACTCGACGAGATCGCCCCGCCGCTGGCCAGCGCCCTGGCCCAGGCCAGCGCCGAGCAGGACGTCAGCTTCGCCACTGCCGGCCAGCACGGCCTGCTCGGGCCGCTGGCCCCCAAACTCACCACCACGGCCCGGATCTTCCGCAGTGACGGCCAGCTGCAGCTGATCGTCGGCCTGGTGCGCCAGGACATCGGCAGCGCCTTCCGCGGCAGCGGCGTGCTGGGGCCCATCGAAGTGGGCAAGCGGGCGGCGCCGGTCGATTCTGGCACGCAGCTGGGTATCGCCCCCGAGTTCGGCCGCCTGCAGCGGGGTGACTGGGTGGTGCTGCGGTTGGATGCCGCCGCCCCCGCTGCCGTGCCGCCGCTGCCGGCCGCCCCGGCGGTGCCCGCCGCACCGGCCGCCGGCTGGGGCGCGCCGCCAGCAGGTGTGTCGGCCGCCGCCCCGGTGCCGCCGGCCCCCCCGGCCGACGCCGATGCCATCGCCCGCAGCGTGGGCGAGCGGCTGAAGGCGCTGCAGAAGCTGCGCGACGCCGGCCTCGTCACAGAGCAGGAGTACCAGGAGAAGCGGCGCGAGATCCTCAAGACGCTGTGA
- the malQ gene encoding 4-alpha-glucanotransferase, which translates to MTQVPPLRQAGVLLHPTSLPGPHGCGDLGPAAFHFIDWLATAGQSLWQVLPLTPVGPGHSPYASVSAFAGSPLMVAFEPLIERGWMQAPDPQLLASFDPARVDFERVAPWRMARLREAEAGFRARAGATDRAAFAAYCAAQAHWLDDYALFMALDDGYRAREVWCWTGWDPALARREPQALAAARRDHAAEIAFWQFVQWQFAQQWQAVMARAHARGVQIVGDLPIFVAHHSADCWAHARLFRLDAQGEPQVVAGVPPDFFSATGQRWGNPLYDWAAMARDGFAWWVARVRHELNRADLVRIDHFRGFAACWEIPADCPTAIDGHWVEAPGQALFEALQNALHGALPVIAEDLGVITPDVEALRDHFGLPGMKILQFAFTGDATHTFLPHNYPANCCVYTGTHDNDTLLGWWHTATERERGYASAYLQGVGALVAEPGLHWSMIRTAWASVARIAICQMQDVLGLDGTARMNVPGQLGHWTWRFQWSQVGPEPAERLARLSATYGRASMDRLPLAAYPAGQAVP; encoded by the coding sequence ATGACCCAAGTTCCTCCTCTCCGTCAGGCCGGCGTGCTGCTGCACCCGACCTCGCTGCCCGGCCCGCACGGCTGTGGTGACCTCGGCCCGGCCGCCTTCCACTTCATCGACTGGCTGGCCACCGCGGGCCAGAGTCTGTGGCAGGTGCTGCCGCTGACCCCGGTGGGCCCCGGCCACTCGCCCTATGCCAGTGTCTCGGCCTTCGCCGGCTCGCCGCTGATGGTGGCCTTCGAGCCGCTGATCGAGCGTGGCTGGATGCAGGCCCCCGACCCGCAACTGCTCGCCAGCTTCGACCCGGCGCGGGTGGATTTCGAGCGTGTCGCGCCCTGGCGCATGGCCCGCCTGCGCGAAGCCGAGGCGGGCTTCCGGGCCCGCGCCGGCGCCACCGACCGGGCCGCCTTCGCCGCCTACTGCGCTGCCCAGGCCCATTGGCTGGACGACTATGCGCTGTTCATGGCGCTCGACGACGGCTACCGCGCCCGCGAGGTCTGGTGCTGGACCGGCTGGGACCCGGCCCTGGCACGGAGAGAGCCCCAGGCCCTGGCCGCAGCCCGCCGCGACCACGCCGCCGAGATCGCCTTCTGGCAGTTCGTGCAGTGGCAGTTCGCCCAGCAGTGGCAGGCGGTGATGGCGCGTGCCCATGCCCGCGGCGTGCAGATCGTGGGCGACCTGCCCATCTTCGTGGCCCACCACTCGGCCGACTGCTGGGCCCATGCCCGGCTGTTCCGCCTGGACGCGCAGGGCGAGCCGCAGGTGGTGGCCGGCGTGCCGCCGGACTTCTTCTCGGCCACCGGCCAGCGCTGGGGCAACCCGCTGTACGACTGGGCGGCCATGGCCCGCGACGGCTTCGCCTGGTGGGTGGCGCGGGTGCGCCACGAACTGAACCGTGCCGACCTGGTGCGCATCGACCACTTCCGCGGTTTCGCGGCTTGCTGGGAGATTCCGGCCGACTGTCCCACCGCCATCGACGGCCACTGGGTGGAGGCGCCCGGACAGGCGCTGTTCGAGGCGCTGCAGAATGCCTTGCACGGCGCGTTGCCGGTGATCGCCGAGGACCTGGGGGTCATCACCCCCGATGTGGAGGCCCTGCGCGACCACTTCGGTCTGCCGGGCATGAAGATCCTGCAGTTCGCCTTCACCGGCGACGCCACCCACACCTTCCTGCCGCACAACTACCCGGCCAACTGCTGCGTCTACACCGGCACCCATGACAACGACACCCTGCTGGGCTGGTGGCACACCGCCACCGAGCGCGAGCGCGGCTATGCCAGTGCCTACCTGCAGGGCGTGGGCGCGCTGGTGGCGGAGCCGGGGCTGCACTGGTCGATGATCCGGACGGCCTGGGCATCGGTGGCGCGCATCGCCATCTGCCAGATGCAGGACGTGCTGGGGCTGGACGGCACGGCCCGCATGAACGTGCCCGGCCAGCTGGGCCACTGGACCTGGCGCTTCCAGTGGTCGCAGGTCGGGCCCGAGCCCGCCGAGCGGCTGGCCCGCCTGTCGGCCACCTACGGGCGTGCGAGCATGGACCGCCTGCCGCTGGCAGCGTACCCTGCAGGTCAGGCCGTTCCCTGA
- a CDS encoding antitoxin Xre/MbcA/ParS toxin-binding domain-containing protein, with product MSPATAALAISAPDAATVLAKATVRASELLGLKGVTLARTLGLSEPTVSRLLKGQKGLAPDTKEGELALLLVRVYRSLDALVGTDDQKRRAWMNSYNQALGGEPLQLIQKAEGLVATLNYLDAMRAPA from the coding sequence ATGAGCCCCGCCACCGCCGCCCTGGCCATCTCTGCGCCCGACGCCGCCACCGTGCTGGCCAAGGCCACCGTTCGGGCCAGCGAACTGCTGGGCCTCAAGGGCGTGACCCTGGCCCGCACCCTGGGCCTGAGCGAGCCCACCGTCTCGCGCCTGCTCAAGGGGCAGAAGGGTCTGGCGCCGGACACCAAGGAAGGCGAGCTGGCCCTGCTGCTGGTGCGGGTGTACCGCTCGCTGGACGCCCTGGTGGGCACCGACGACCAGAAGCGCCGGGCCTGGATGAACTCCTACAACCAGGCCCTGGGCGGCGAGCCGCTGCAGCTCATCCAGAAGGCCGAAGGCCTGGTGGCCACGCTGAACTACCTGGACGCCATGCGCGCGCCGGCCTGA